One Mesotoga sp. UBA6090 genomic window carries:
- a CDS encoding DUF3298 and DUF4163 domain-containing protein — MRKLLIASYLLLVLVTAFSFTQDLPEQVFVSQGDLISVLGKQIIEDSGICAVNIQVPSINGLKDMPFQDYLNTTLESEIAQYRSEIEEMARKAFEESKTSEWPFRAFNVYVIYSAYVSDGILTIDMIFSEYTGGAHPNASRRTYNIDLSTSRLVALHNVLGNKAAEDALNELIKSEIDKREDLWLDYFDGVTTDQCFYLKAGRLCICFQPYDIGPWASGMPEFCFPLKELLNQK; from the coding sequence ATGCGTAAATTGTTGATTGCAAGCTATCTATTACTGGTTCTTGTTACTGCGTTTTCTTTCACACAGGATCTTCCTGAGCAGGTTTTTGTTTCCCAAGGAGACCTGATTTCCGTTCTCGGAAAGCAGATAATTGAGGATTCTGGCATCTGCGCCGTCAATATTCAGGTGCCTTCTATCAACGGATTGAAGGATATGCCATTTCAGGACTATCTGAATACAACTCTGGAATCAGAAATCGCTCAGTATAGAAGTGAAATAGAAGAGATGGCTAGGAAGGCTTTTGAGGAATCGAAGACATCTGAATGGCCCTTCAGGGCTTTCAATGTTTATGTGATCTATTCAGCGTATGTGAGCGACGGAATCCTAACCATTGATATGATCTTCAGCGAGTACACGGGCGGAGCACATCCCAATGCTTCGAGAAGAACTTACAATATTGATTTATCCACGTCACGTCTTGTGGCTCTACACAATGTTCTCGGCAACAAGGCCGCTGAAGATGCATTAAATGAGTTAATAAAATCGGAGATTGACAAGCGAGAGGACCTTTGGCTGGATTACTTCGACGGAGTTACAACGGATCAGTGCTTCTACCTCAAGGCGGGAAGATTGTGCATATGCTTTCAGCCCTACGACATCGGTCCCTGGGCTTCGGGAATGCCGGAGTTCTGCTTCCCTCTGAAAGAACTGCTCAATCAGAAATGA